In the genome of Porphyrobacter sp. ULC335, one region contains:
- a CDS encoding AAA family ATPase has translation MTNPRLRHSAEDIYAAELDALKRDDDRQRPANWAMSPQAVVDYIMGGTARDGTQISAKYVGNRRLIETAVATLATDRALLLLGLPGTAKSWVSEHLAAAVSGTSNRVIQCTAGTDENQIRYGWNYALLLAKGPSHEALVRTPLMRAMQDGTLVRLEELTRMGSDVQDTLITVLSEKMMPIPELDDAVHARPGFNVIATANNRDKGVNELSSALKRRFNVVVLPPPATIDEETEIVTRRVREIGTNLSLPPVAPADKEIARIVMLFRELRSGQTLDGKLRLKTVSGSLSTAEAISVGISAWAEAAHFGNGAIDASAMAANLVGAIVKDPGADTLALEEYLENVVRKRDGWKDLYGAIRDVM, from the coding sequence ATGACCAACCCTCGCCTGCGCCATAGCGCCGAAGACATCTATGCTGCCGAGCTGGACGCGCTGAAGCGCGACGATGACCGGCAGCGCCCGGCCAATTGGGCGATGTCGCCGCAGGCCGTGGTCGATTACATCATGGGCGGCACCGCCAGGGATGGCACCCAGATCAGCGCCAAGTACGTCGGCAACCGCCGCCTGATCGAAACAGCCGTGGCTACGCTGGCGACCGACCGCGCGTTGCTGCTGCTGGGCCTGCCCGGAACCGCCAAGTCGTGGGTATCCGAACACCTCGCCGCCGCGGTTTCCGGCACGTCCAACCGCGTGATCCAATGCACCGCGGGCACCGACGAGAACCAGATCCGCTATGGTTGGAACTACGCGCTGCTGCTCGCCAAAGGACCGAGCCACGAGGCGCTGGTGCGCACCCCGCTGATGCGGGCGATGCAGGATGGCACACTGGTCCGCCTTGAGGAACTGACCCGCATGGGATCGGACGTGCAGGACACCCTGATCACGGTGCTGTCGGAAAAGATGATGCCGATCCCCGAGCTTGACGATGCGGTGCACGCGCGGCCCGGTTTCAATGTGATTGCCACCGCAAACAACCGCGACAAGGGCGTGAACGAGCTGTCCTCCGCACTCAAGCGGCGGTTCAACGTGGTGGTGCTGCCGCCCCCGGCGACGATCGACGAGGAGACCGAGATTGTCACCCGCCGCGTCCGGGAGATCGGAACGAACCTCTCGCTCCCGCCCGTCGCTCCGGCAGACAAGGAGATTGCCCGGATCGTCATGCTGTTCCGTGAGCTGCGCTCTGGCCAGACGCTTGACGGCAAGCTGCGCCTCAAGACCGTCAGCGGTTCTCTGTCGACCGCCGAGGCGATCTCGGTGGGGATCAGCGCATGGGCGGAAGCGGCGCATTTCGGCAATGGCGCGATCGATGCGTCGGCGATGGCGGCCAACCTGGTCGGCGCGATCGTCAAGGACCCGGGAGCCGACACGCTGGCGCTGGAGGAGTATCTCGAGAACGTGGTGCGCAAGCGCGATGGCTGGAAGGATCTCTACGGCGCGATCCGGGATGTGATGTAA